A single window of Inquilinus sp. Marseille-Q2685 DNA harbors:
- a CDS encoding lysophospholipid acyltransferase family protein, giving the protein MAEAPPPLSAVWGGAEARAAWRRYWLRDTVSGLSDTALHYGLKALPVGLCSVLGWWLGQRFGARHRAWQARALHNLRRLRPDLDDAAAARAVRRMWGHIGSTMAEFSVLPRIWGSDRVAVEGLGHLEAARATGRPRIAAALHLGNWEIVGPTLLALGENGLDVYQPPRNRFERRIADRVRRRFADHLLPPGRDTARRLYRALVEEKRGVVLYVDEFQDRRVHAPFFGRPLRLDGNLARVVRLALMADAVVIPAYCLREGHGRFCVHILPPVRLGPRADRSAIARGVAQLDSIIAAVVRRHIEQWFMLHDLVLDET; this is encoded by the coding sequence GTGGCTGAGGCGCCGCCCCCGCTCTCCGCCGTCTGGGGCGGGGCCGAGGCCCGCGCGGCGTGGCGGCGCTACTGGCTGCGCGACACGGTCTCCGGCCTGTCCGACACCGCCTTGCACTACGGCCTGAAGGCGCTGCCGGTCGGGTTGTGCTCGGTGCTCGGCTGGTGGCTGGGCCAGCGGTTCGGCGCCCGCCATCGGGCGTGGCAGGCGCGGGCCCTGCACAACCTCCGGCGGCTGCGGCCGGATCTGGACGACGCCGCGGCCGCCCGCGCGGTCCGCCGGATGTGGGGCCATATCGGCAGCACCATGGCGGAGTTCTCCGTCCTGCCGCGGATCTGGGGCTCCGACCGCGTCGCCGTCGAAGGACTCGGCCATCTGGAGGCGGCGCGGGCGACGGGACGGCCGCGGATCGCCGCCGCCCTGCATCTCGGCAATTGGGAGATCGTCGGCCCGACCCTCCTGGCACTCGGCGAGAACGGCCTCGACGTCTACCAGCCGCCGCGCAACCGGTTCGAGCGCCGCATCGCCGACCGCGTGCGCCGCCGCTTCGCCGACCATCTGCTGCCCCCCGGACGGGACACGGCGCGGCGCCTGTACCGGGCGCTGGTCGAAGAGAAACGCGGCGTCGTGCTGTATGTCGACGAGTTCCAGGACCGGCGCGTCCACGCGCCTTTCTTCGGACGGCCGCTGCGGCTCGACGGCAATCTCGCGCGCGTCGTGCGCCTGGCGCTGATGGCCGACGCCGTCGTCATCCCGGCCTATTGCCTGCGGGAGGGGCACGGCCGGTTCTGCGTGCACATCCTGCCGCCGGTCCGGCTCGGCCCGCGCGCCGACCGGTCGGCCATCGCCCGGGGCGTGGCGCAGCTGGATTCGATCATCGCCGCGGTCGTCCGCCGCCACATCGAGCAGTGGTTCATGCTGCACGACCTGGTGCTGGACGAGACATGA
- a CDS encoding MucR family transcriptional regulator, with amino-acid sequence MTAAETLDGSARRSDAANDDAPAPEAWEGRVAGLKQRVMARITRSIEQAAGRLPPVPHGRRRPSPQRIDRPTSRQREAIVQPTGEVLIVTSSYRFRAFDGLIPEELDGHLPFAPARTDPAGRSGSLDDPGVREPAGPAPTPLGAGAAALSAGRPASPELAAATAGSGEGLAAWTVEIVLAYLAKNTIDPIDLPRLISDLNKTLWQISEKDVPSKDGSRPAVPIAKSVMPDYIICLEDGRRFKSMKRHLKATYNLTPEEYRDKWGLPESYPMIAPNYARQCSERAKVQKLGKRRSGG; translated from the coding sequence GTGACTGCAGCCGAGACGCTGGACGGGAGCGCGCGCCGTTCGGATGCGGCGAACGACGACGCTCCTGCCCCCGAGGCCTGGGAAGGCCGCGTGGCCGGATTGAAGCAGAGGGTCATGGCGCGGATCACCCGCAGCATCGAGCAGGCCGCGGGCCGCCTGCCGCCGGTCCCGCACGGGCGGCGGCGCCCGTCGCCGCAGAGGATCGACCGGCCGACCAGCCGGCAGCGCGAGGCAATCGTCCAACCCACAGGTGAGGTCTTGATCGTGACATCGAGCTACAGGTTCCGGGCCTTCGACGGGCTCATCCCGGAGGAGCTGGACGGCCATCTGCCCTTCGCCCCGGCCCGCACCGACCCGGCGGGAAGATCCGGGAGCCTCGACGATCCCGGCGTCCGCGAGCCGGCCGGGCCGGCGCCCACGCCCCTGGGGGCCGGCGCCGCCGCGCTGTCGGCGGGCCGCCCGGCATCCCCCGAGCTCGCGGCCGCGACGGCGGGATCGGGCGAGGGCCTGGCGGCGTGGACGGTCGAGATCGTCCTGGCCTATCTGGCCAAGAACACCATCGATCCGATCGACCTGCCCAGGCTGATTTCCGACCTGAACAAGACCCTCTGGCAGATTTCCGAGAAGGATGTCCCGTCGAAGGACGGAAGCCGGCCGGCGGTTCCGATCGCCAAATCGGTGATGCCCGACTACATCATCTGCCTGGAAGACGGCCGGCGCTTCAAATCCATGAAGAGGCACCTGAAGGCGACCTACAATCTCACGCCGGAGGAATACCGGGACAAGTGGGGCTTGCCGGAAAGCTATCCGATGATCGCGCCCAACTATGCCCGGCAGTGCTCCGAGCGGGCCAAGGTCCAGAAGCTCGGGAAAAGGCGGTCGGGAGGCTGA
- a CDS encoding LysR family transcriptional regulator, producing the protein MSFSFRQVRYFIAAAELGQISQAAVELNVSQSAVTAAIRQLEDLLGTRLLFRHASGVSLTHEGARFLPQARAIAAAVAEAMRVSGDAAPVEGRVRVGVTYTVAGYFLPPYLARFRRAHPGVTVELREAHRTAIEDGLVRDELDLAVMLTSNLENTDQIAAETLFRSARHLWLPVDHPLQKAERVSLADVAREPYIMLTVDEAAFTAKRYWDRTPYQPDIVFQTSSVEAVRSMVAAGMGVTILSDMVYRPWSLDGQRIEKRALAEPVPTMDAGLAWKRDLAMTPAVRAFRDHLGLAFHALAAGG; encoded by the coding sequence TTGAGCTTCTCCTTCCGCCAGGTCCGCTACTTCATCGCCGCGGCGGAACTGGGCCAGATCAGCCAGGCGGCGGTGGAGCTGAACGTCTCGCAATCGGCAGTCACGGCGGCGATCCGGCAGCTCGAGGACCTGCTCGGCACGCGTCTCCTGTTCCGCCATGCCAGCGGCGTATCGCTGACCCATGAGGGGGCGCGCTTCCTGCCTCAGGCCCGGGCGATCGCGGCGGCGGTGGCCGAGGCGATGCGCGTCTCCGGCGACGCCGCGCCGGTCGAGGGCCGGGTGCGGGTCGGCGTCACCTACACCGTCGCCGGCTATTTCCTGCCGCCCTACCTGGCCCGCTTCCGCCGCGCCCATCCCGGGGTGACGGTCGAGCTGCGCGAGGCCCACCGCACCGCGATCGAGGACGGGCTGGTGCGCGACGAGCTCGACCTCGCGGTGATGCTGACCTCGAACCTGGAGAACACCGACCAGATCGCGGCGGAGACGCTGTTCCGCTCCGCCCGCCATCTCTGGCTGCCGGTCGACCACCCGCTGCAGAAGGCGGAGCGCGTGTCGCTGGCCGACGTGGCGCGTGAGCCCTACATCATGCTGACGGTGGACGAGGCCGCCTTCACCGCCAAGCGCTACTGGGACCGCACGCCCTATCAGCCCGACATCGTGTTCCAGACCTCCTCGGTCGAGGCGGTCCGTTCCATGGTCGCGGCCGGGATGGGCGTGACGATCCTGTCCGACATGGTCTACCGGCCCTGGTCGCTGGACGGGCAGCGGATCGAGAAGCGGGCCCTGGCCGAGCCGGTGCCGACCATGGACGCCGGCCTGGCCTGGAAGCGCGACCTGGCGATGACCCCGGCCGTCCGCGCCTTCCGCGACCATCTCGGCCTGGCGTTCCATGCGCTGGCGGCGGGCGGCTGA
- a CDS encoding LamB/YcsF family protein, with protein sequence MTEINCDMGEGFGLYRMGDDDALMPLISVANVACGFHASDFNHMRRTVQLASKHGVRVGAHPSLPDLQGFGRREMKIGRDELANCIIYQIGALKGFLDAEGMRLNHIKPHGALYGMAAQQEPIAHAICDAADVFRVPILGMAGTLHETVYQSRGHRLVSEFYADLDYGDDGHLIIVRSRGSIDPKRAAERSLRALTEGKVASQGGKDIAVTPDSICIHSDTPNAVDVVRAVRDAIGPWLRAA encoded by the coding sequence ATGACCGAGATCAACTGCGACATGGGCGAGGGCTTCGGCCTGTACCGGATGGGCGACGACGACGCGCTGATGCCGCTGATCTCCGTCGCCAACGTCGCCTGCGGCTTCCACGCCTCGGATTTCAACCACATGCGCCGCACGGTGCAGCTGGCCAGCAAGCATGGCGTGCGGGTCGGCGCTCATCCGTCGCTGCCCGACCTGCAGGGCTTCGGCCGGCGCGAGATGAAGATCGGCCGCGACGAGCTGGCCAACTGCATCATCTACCAGATCGGCGCGCTGAAGGGCTTCCTGGATGCCGAAGGCATGCGCCTGAACCACATCAAGCCGCATGGCGCCCTCTACGGCATGGCGGCGCAGCAGGAGCCGATCGCGCATGCGATTTGCGACGCCGCGGACGTGTTCCGGGTGCCGATCCTGGGCATGGCCGGGACGCTGCACGAGACCGTGTACCAGAGCCGCGGCCACCGCCTGGTGTCGGAGTTCTACGCCGATCTCGACTATGGCGACGACGGCCACCTAATCATCGTGCGGTCGCGCGGCAGCATCGACCCGAAGCGGGCGGCGGAGCGGTCGCTGCGCGCCCTGACCGAGGGCAAGGTCGCCTCCCAGGGCGGCAAGGACATCGCGGTGACGCCGGATTCGATCTGCATCCATTCCGACACGCCGAACGCGGTCGATGTGGTCCGCGCCGTGCGCGACGCCATCGGCCCCTGGCTGCGCGCGGCGTGA